A region from the Candidatus Hydrogenedentota bacterium genome encodes:
- the pilO gene encoding type 4a pilus biogenesis protein PilO, which yields MLDFFKGTVTRRDWFFVAGVFAVIIVLALLFVFFVYQKQQQQLESLQTDIKTKSAELAEAQRNAANIDELRALERYTGALSEQLRLRLPDEREFLSFLQTLESISEAHDLAISFKPGNPKKDAFKETSPYTVTARGEFHKILRFINDLECYERYVRVDDIDIKYVEAGVSEAKFVVSTFRFIEPESETAATSERAKP from the coding sequence ATGCTCGATTTCTTCAAAGGCACAGTGACGCGTCGTGACTGGTTTTTTGTTGCCGGTGTGTTCGCGGTCATTATCGTGCTGGCGCTGCTTTTCGTGTTCTTCGTGTATCAGAAACAACAGCAGCAGCTGGAGTCTCTTCAGACGGATATCAAGACGAAATCGGCAGAATTGGCGGAGGCGCAGCGCAACGCCGCGAATATCGACGAATTGCGCGCGCTGGAGCGTTATACCGGTGCTCTCAGCGAGCAATTGCGGCTGCGGCTTCCCGACGAACGAGAGTTTCTCAGCTTTCTGCAGACGCTCGAGAGCATCAGCGAAGCTCATGACCTCGCCATCAGTTTCAAACCCGGCAATCCGAAGAAAGACGCTTTCAAAGAGACTTCGCCGTACACCGTCACGGCGCGCGGCGAGTTTCACAAGATCCTGCGCTTCATCAATGACCTCGAGTGCTATGAGCGGTATGTGCGCGTTGACGACATCGACATCAAATACGTGGAAGCCGGCGTCAGTGAGGCGAAGTTCGTAGTGAGCACCTTCCGCTTCATCGAGCCGGAATCCGAAACGGCGGCGACCAGTGAACGAGCAAAACCGTAA
- the pilM gene encoding type IV pilus assembly protein PilM — MLFTKPKKAIGVDVGNHSCKAVLMSRSGGRLCVEEAGYALVDRAVYANDATLAQANAVRDALAGMSASSTHLVGALPGQTVVIRYPRLPDTPRDQLSAVIHREAGQSIPYDLSEVYLDSTVLGELQEGETKQLKVLLVAAKHEIVEARAQIARMAEIQYGVLTVDSLALADGAECCGMLRPDETVALVNVGHTSASIHFVKDGVSNFIRDVSWGARELIQAIAKDRRCSPEEAEKALQQAGRETPAAPQPAETPERPAPVSSGSLLAPLDDELEGLGEPLGGAGPEITTLATENRTRDLREVLAPPLGRMVSEIRRSFDYYEHQLYEQPVSRLILSGGVAHIPILGETLMDELDIESVEVADPVASGLLLGDDRAVAPLRGRPAQFMVAIGLAARGMADL, encoded by the coding sequence GTGTTGTTCACGAAGCCGAAAAAGGCCATCGGGGTGGATGTGGGCAACCACTCCTGCAAGGCGGTCTTGATGTCCCGCTCCGGGGGGAGGCTTTGCGTGGAGGAGGCGGGCTATGCCCTGGTGGACCGCGCCGTCTATGCCAATGACGCGACCCTCGCACAGGCCAACGCCGTCCGGGATGCCCTCGCCGGGATGTCTGCTTCCAGTACGCACTTGGTCGGCGCCCTGCCTGGCCAGACGGTCGTCATCCGCTATCCGCGCCTTCCCGACACTCCGCGGGACCAACTATCCGCTGTCATTCATCGCGAAGCCGGGCAGAGCATACCCTATGACTTGTCGGAGGTGTACCTGGATTCGACCGTGCTCGGCGAGTTGCAGGAAGGCGAAACGAAGCAGCTGAAGGTGCTCCTGGTAGCTGCGAAGCACGAAATCGTCGAAGCGCGCGCTCAGATTGCGCGGATGGCGGAAATTCAGTACGGCGTGTTGACCGTGGATTCGCTGGCGCTCGCCGACGGCGCCGAGTGTTGCGGCATGCTGCGGCCCGATGAGACCGTTGCGCTGGTCAATGTCGGCCACACTTCGGCCAGCATCCATTTTGTCAAGGATGGCGTCTCCAATTTCATCCGGGACGTGAGCTGGGGCGCACGTGAGCTGATTCAGGCGATTGCCAAAGACCGGCGTTGTTCGCCGGAAGAAGCCGAAAAAGCCTTGCAGCAGGCGGGCCGGGAAACGCCCGCCGCCCCGCAGCCGGCCGAAACGCCGGAAAGGCCCGCGCCGGTCAGCTCTGGTTCGCTCCTGGCGCCTCTGGACGACGAGCTGGAAGGCTTGGGAGAGCCATTGGGCGGCGCCGGTCCGGAAATCACCACGTTGGCAACCGAGAACCGGACCCGGGACCTGCGCGAGGTGCTGGCCCCGCCGCTCGGCCGCATGGTTTCGGAAATCCGCCGCTCTTTTGACTATTATGAGCACCAACTTTACGAGCAGCCGGTCTCACGCCTCATCTTGAGTGGTGGCGTGGCGCATATTCCGATTCTGGGCGAGACCTTGATGGATGAGCTGGATATCGAGAGCGTCGAGGTGGCGGACCCGGTGGCATCGGGGCTCTTGCTTGGCGATGACCGCGCGGTTGCCCCGTTGCGGGGCCGGCCCGCGCAGTTCATGGTGGCCATCGGCTTGGCCGCTCGAGGAATGGCAGACCTATGA